In the genome of Dehalococcoidia bacterium, the window CATCGGCGTCGACTTCATCGACGAGTCGGAGGTTCTGACCCCTGCCGACGAGGCCCACCACATCAACAAGTGGCAGTTCCGCGTTCCCTTCGTCTGCGGCGCCCGCGACCTGGGCGAGGCCTTGCGTCGCATCGGCGAGGGGGCGGCCATGATCCGCACCAAGGGCGAGGCCGGCACCGGCAACGTGGTGGAGGCCGTGCGCCACATGCGGGCCATCATGGACGCCATCCGCCGTCTGCAGAACATGCCCGAAGAGGAGCTGATGGCCGAGGCCAAGGCCCTGGGGGCCCCCTACGAGCTGGTCAGGGAGACGGCCCGCCTGGGCCGACTGCCGGTGGTCAACTTCGCTGCCGGCGGCATCGCCACCCCCGCTGATGCTGCCCTGATGATGCTGCTCGGGGCCGACGGCGTCTTCGTAGGCTCTGGCATCTTCAAGTCCGAGGACCCCGAGCGGCGGGCGGCGGCCATCGTCAAGGCCGTCACCCACTACCGCGACCCGGCGGTGCTGGCCGAGGTCTCGCGGGGCCTGGGAGAGCCCATGCGCGGCATCGATGTGCGCTCCCTGGCCCCCGAGGAGCGCCTGGCCGTCCGCGGTTGGTAAGGCCCCTGCCTCTCGCTGTGCTACAATGGATTGTGGGCCGCCTGGAGGGGCTGCCCCTGCACTCCTGTGGATAAGATGTTCAAGATAGGCGTCCTGGCCCTGCAGGGCGATTTCCTAGAGCACGAGCGGGCCCTGGCAGAGCTGGGCCAGCGGACGGTGCAGGTGCGAAAGCCTCAGCACCTGCTGGACTTGGACGGGCTGGTCCTGCCGGGAGGGGAGTCCACCACCTTCTGCCGCCTTATGGCCGATTTCGGACTCTACGAGCCGTTGCGGGATCTCCTGTCGCAGGGACTGCCGGTGTGGGGCACCTGCGCCGGCATGATCGTCCTGGCTCGCAGGGTCCTGGACCTGCCATTCCCCACCCTGGAGGCGCTGGACGTGGTGGTGGACCGCAATGCCTACGGCCGCCAGGTGGACAGCTTCGAAACGGACCTGTCGGTGCCCGTCCTGGGCCAGGAGCCGTTGCGGGCCGTTTTCATCCGCGCCCCAGTGGTGGTCTCGGTGGGGGAGGGGGTGGAGGTGTTGGCGCGGCTGCCCGAGGGGCCGGACATGCCCCCCGCCGGCGCCGGCACTGCCGTGGCGGTCCGCCAGGGGCACGTGCTGGCCACCACCTTCCACCCCGAGCTGACCGAAGACCGCCGCCTCCATCGCTATTTCCTCGACATGGTATCGGCCCGGCAGGCCAGACCCGTATGACGGGCGTCCTACCCCTCAACCCCGTGCACCTGGTAGCCCTGGTCTCGCCCCTGTGTCGGCTCCAGGCCGATGAGGCCCGGCCATGGGAGAGGCTGGCGGGACAACCGGCCCCCCGGCCCTGGGAGGCAGCCCTGGAGCACATGCCCATCCTCGCCCAGCGGCGCCGGGGGTGGGTCCTCCTGGGGCTGGCGCGGGTGCGAGGGCTGGTCACGGCGCGACGTCGTCGGGCCAACGGCGCCTGGGAGGTGGACTGCCTCCAGGTGGCGCCTGGCGACGCCGAGGCCGCTATACGCCTGCTGGAGGCAGCCTGCGAGCAGCTGGGACGTGAGGGCGTCCAGCGCCTCTTCCTGCGCCTCGACGCTGACAGCCCCATGCTGCGGGTCGCGTGCCGGGCGGGGTTCTTCCCGGTGCGACAAGAGCGCCTCTACTGCCTGGACCGCGCACCCGGACTGGACGAGGCCCCCACGGACCAGCTCCTGCCCCTGACCAGGGCCCATCTGCCCGCCCTGTTCCAGCTCTACAACGCCAGCGTGCCCGCCAGCGTCCGCTGCCTGGAGGGCATTACCCTGCGGGACTGGCAGGCAGCCCAGGAGCCCTGGGCCCAGCCGCGGGATGTGGCCCTGTGGGAGGGGGGGCGCATCCTGGCCTGGGCGCGCCTGGCCGTCAGCGGCCGCGGCGCCCTTTTCAGCCTCATGCTCCATCCCGAAGCCCAGGCCTGCGCTCGCCAGATGGTGGCCTCGGCGCTGCGTCTGGCGTCCTCCCAGCAGCCCCTGTTCTGCCTGGTGGCCGCCTACCAGACGGCAGTGGCCTCCGCCCTGGAGGAGATGGGCATGACGCCCGTAGCCGACTACCTGCTGCTGATGCGGCACTTGCTGCAGCGACAGGCCCACAAGGGCATGGAGACAGAACGAGTGGGGGGAGCGGTCCCCGTTAGCTAGCCGTGCTGAGGATCACCGACGATCTGGACGCCCTGCTTAACGTAATACCGCCCGACATTCAGGCCGCCCTGCGCGAGCGGCCCGACAACTACGAGCTGCTGGAGGTCGTGATGGACCTGGGCCGGCTGCCCCAGGCCCGCTATCCCGGCCGTGAGGTCATCCTCAGCCAGCGGGAGATCACCCAGGAGGATATCGACTACGTGGTGTCGCGGGTGGGAGAGTTCACCGCCGACAACCGCGCTGGCATCGAGCGAACGCTGCACCGCATATCGGCCATCCGCAACCGCCGGGGCCGCATTGTGGGCCTGACGCTGCGGGTGGGGCGGGCCGTTTTCGGCACCGTGCGCATCATCCAGGACCTGCTGGCCACGGGCAAGAGCATCCTCCTGCTGGGGCGGCCAGGAGTGGGCAAGACCACCCTCTTGAGGGAGGCGGCCCGCTATCTGGCCGACGAACTGAAGAAGCGGGTCATCGTCGTGGACACTTCCAACGAGATAGCGGGCGATGGCGACATCCCTCACCCAGGCATAGGCTCGGCCCGCCGCATGCAGGTCCCCAGCCCCACCCTGCAGCACCAGGTGATGATCGAGGCGGTGGAAAACCACATGCCCGAGGCCATCATTATTGACGAAATTGGTACGGAACTGGAGGCGCTGGCGGCTCGCACCATTGCCGAGCGAGGCGTGCAACTGATCGGGACCGCCCATGGGAATCAAATCGAAAACCTGATGAAAAACCCCACCCTAGCGGACCTGATTGGCGGTATCCAGGCCGTGACCCTAGGGGATGAGGAGGCGCGGCGGCGGGGCACCCAAAAGACTGTCCTTGAGCGCAAGGCCCCTCCAACCTTTACCATTGCCGTGGAAATGCAAGAGCGCTACCGCTGGGTGATTCACGAGCGCGTGGCCGAGACGGTAGACAACCTGTTGCGGGGACGCAGAGGGCCTGTCCAAGTCCGCACGTTGGGCGATGACGGCCGAGTGACCATTACCCATGAGCTACCCAGTCCCGAACCGGCAACGCCCATGCGACGCTGGCGACGGGCGGGCCGCATCTTAGCCTTACCGGAACCATCGGAAACGAGGGGGGAATCGGCCCACTGGTTTGAGCAAGTTGACGAGATGGAGGCTGCCGCGGAAACCGACGAGCCGGTGCATGTGTATCCCTACGGCGTGAGTTTGGAGTTGCTGCACCAGGTCGTCGCGACCTTGGACTTGCCGGTGGTACTGGTGCGGGACATCAATCAGGCGGATGTGATGCTCGTCCCCCGCGCCCAAGCGCGCCAGAACCCGAAGGTGCGCCAGATGGCTAAATCCCGCCAATTACCTGTTTATACAGTCAAGGGCAACACCATCCCCCACATCACGCGGGCGTTGCGGCGGTTGTTGCGCCTGGACGAGGGCGAACCTGGCGAAGACTGGCCGTTACTGACTCAAGGGCGAGACGACGACGAAGTAGAAGCCTTGGAGGAGGCCCGCCTAGCGGTCGAGCAAATCGTGATTCCTACGGGTCAGCCGGTGGAACTCTTGCCACGCCCGCCCGAAATCCGCAAGATGCAGCACGAACTAGTGGAACACTACCGCCTGCGCTCGATGAGTTTTGGCGAGGAACCCAACCGGCGGCTGCGGATTTTCCCCGCCTGAATCGAGTATGATAAGACTTGGAGACCTTGAGGGCTAAGGATATGGCCGACTTTGACGCTCGGCAGCGCCGCATTATGGACCATGTCCGCCGGACTACGGACATCAATCTCCAGCGCATGCGGAGCGACCAGAATGCCCGCAAGCAACGGATTTTTGAGCACCTGCGCCGGAGCACCCCATGACGGAAGGGCTGGTTGTGCTCGTGACCGTTGGGGAGCGCAGCGAAGCGGACAACATTGCCCGTGTCCTGGTGGAGGAAAAGCTAGCGGCTTGCGTGGGCATTGTGCCCATCGAGTCGGTGTACATGTGGGAAGGCCAGTGGGAAAATCAGGTGGAATTTCAACTGGTCATCAAGACGGTGAAAAGCCGTTATCCCGAGGTGGAAGCCAAGGTGCGGGAACTCCATAGCTACGAAGTACCGGAAATCCTGGGGTTGCCGGTGGTGGCCGGTTCAACGCCCTATTTGAATTGGGTCGCCCAGCAGACCCAAGCCATCACGGCATAATGCGTGCGCTTTTGCCCTGACAACTGTCCTGTGCCTAATGGGGCTTGCAGGTTGTCAAGGAGTGGGGCCATTTCAGCGAACAACCGCCTGGAAGCCCACCGGCACAGAAGTAATGGCTCCCCAATTTTTGTACCTGGGGGACTTTGATGCCTTAGGGTGAGCGCCAGCCGCCGTTCCTGACCGAGGCTCACTGCAGGCGAGATGGTCATCGCGCCCCCATTTCGCGGTGAACCGTTTGACCCTTACGATGAGGAAGACCAGCGTCCCTGCGAGCCGTTCATTGACGGAGTGGCGCGGGTGATACGGGAGCGAACAATTCGGGACAAACCGGAAGATGTCGCGGTCGAATTTATTAACCCCACCGGTGTTTATGGCATCCCACCACAATTTTCCTATGCCAGCAACTTCAGCAAAGGTTTGGCGGTAAAATCCCGAAGTCGCGAAGAAGGGATACATCAATTCTCCAGGGCAAATAGTCATTGCTCCCCAATTTCTCCTGGCCGGAAAACTCCGCAATATAGCTAAGCTGACAAAGGTTGACATAGAAGACAGACAGCTTCATCCACGAGAGAACGTAGGTTCCGTTTGGTTAAACTCCACGCATGGTTGACCCACCGTTTTAGCCAAGACCACACCTGCTCAATCGGATTTAAATCAGGTGAATATCTCGGTAAATAAACCAATCGACACCCAGCCGCTTCCACGACCTGTCTCACCACCGCAGACCGGTGAAAACT includes:
- a CDS encoding divalent-cation tolerance protein CutA, whose protein sequence is MTEGLVVLVTVGERSEADNIARVLVEEKLAACVGIVPIESVYMWEGQWENQVEFQLVIKTVKSRYPEVEAKVRELHSYEVPEILGLPVVAGSTPYLNWVAQQTQAITA
- a CDS encoding AAA family ATPase: MRITDDLDALLNVIPPDIQAALRERPDNYELLEVVMDLGRLPQARYPGREVILSQREITQEDIDYVVSRVGEFTADNRAGIERTLHRISAIRNRRGRIVGLTLRVGRAVFGTVRIIQDLLATGKSILLLGRPGVGKTTLLREAARYLADELKKRVIVVDTSNEIAGDGDIPHPGIGSARRMQVPSPTLQHQVMIEAVENHMPEAIIIDEIGTELEALAARTIAERGVQLIGTAHGNQIENLMKNPTLADLIGGIQAVTLGDEEARRRGTQKTVLERKAPPTFTIAVEMQERYRWVIHERVAETVDNLLRGRRGPVQVRTLGDDGRVTITHELPSPEPATPMRRWRRAGRILALPEPSETRGESAHWFEQVDEMEAAAETDEPVHVYPYGVSLELLHQVVATLDLPVVLVRDINQADVMLVPRAQARQNPKVRQMAKSRQLPVYTVKGNTIPHITRALRRLLRLDEGEPGEDWPLLTQGRDDDEVEALEEARLAVEQIVIPTGQPVELLPRPPEIRKMQHELVEHYRLRSMSFGEEPNRRLRIFPA
- a CDS encoding transposase; amino-acid sequence: SFHRSAVVRQVVEAAGCRLVYLPRYSPDLNPIEQVWSWLKRWVNHAWSLTKRNLRSLVDEAVCLLCQPLSA
- the pdxT gene encoding pyridoxal 5'-phosphate synthase glutaminase subunit PdxT encodes the protein MFKIGVLALQGDFLEHERALAELGQRTVQVRKPQHLLDLDGLVLPGGESTTFCRLMADFGLYEPLRDLLSQGLPVWGTCAGMIVLARRVLDLPFPTLEALDVVVDRNAYGRQVDSFETDLSVPVLGQEPLRAVFIRAPVVVSVGEGVEVLARLPEGPDMPPAGAGTAVAVRQGHVLATTFHPELTEDRRLHRYFLDMVSARQARPV
- the pdxS gene encoding pyridoxal 5'-phosphate synthase lyase subunit PdxS, whose product is MATDTGTYRVKCGLAQMLKGGVIMDVVTPEQAKIAEAAGACAVMALERVPADIRAAGGVARMADPERILKIMDAVSIPVMAKCRIGHIVEAQILEAIGVDFIDESEVLTPADEAHHINKWQFRVPFVCGARDLGEALRRIGEGAAMIRTKGEAGTGNVVEAVRHMRAIMDAIRRLQNMPEEELMAEAKALGAPYELVRETARLGRLPVVNFAAGGIATPADAALMMLLGADGVFVGSGIFKSEDPERRAAAIVKAVTHYRDPAVLAEVSRGLGEPMRGIDVRSLAPEERLAVRGW